Genomic window (Dolosigranulum savutiense):
CAGTACTCAAATCATTACGTGGTTGTTAGGAATGGCTATTTTCTTTGACGATTATGCGAATGCCTTAACGATTGGTCCCATTATGCGTCCGGTATCCGATAATATGGGAATTTCGCGCGAGCGCTTAGCCTTTGTGATTGATGCGACGGCTGCGCCAGTGACCGGGATTGCTTTGATTTCGACGTGGGTAGGTTATGAGATTAGTTTAATTAGTGGCGCACTGGATGCAATCGGTGTAGAGATGAATGCTTACAGTTTTTTCTTAGATACGTTGCCGTACCGGTTCTATAATATTTTTATGTTGTTGTTTGTTTTTGTGACCTCAGTGACATTGCGCGAGTTTGGTCCAATGAAACAAGCCCAACTTCGAGCGAAACGGACAGGAGACTTAATTCATCCGGACTCGAGTAAAGAAGAAGGCGAAACAGAACACGAACATGCGGAGGATGGGACGGTCTGGAATGCCCTCATTCCGATTGGGGCGCTTATTTTGTTTAGTTTTATTGGATTTTATTTCGATGGACGCCAAGCGATTTTGTCAGAGGGAACAGCGGAGGCGATTCGAGTGATGGAGACGGCACCGCTCTCGTTTACGGCGATTCGAGAAACATTCGGGGCCTCCGATGCGTCAGTTGTCTTATTCCAAGCTTCCCTGCTAGCTAGTATGATTGCATTGGTGATGGGGATGACGCAAGGTCGCTTCGGTATTACAGAAGGAATTGAGCATTGGTTTGAAGGGATGAAAAGCTTGCTGTCAACAGGTGGCGTCTTGTTGTTAGCTTGGTCACTGTCGTCCATGATGAAAGCAATGGGAACGGCTGATTTCTTGGTTTCAGCGCTACAAGGGAATATTCATCCCTTGTTGTTACCCAGTTTAATTTTTGTGTTTGGAGCAGTGATATCTTTTGCAACAGGGACATCTTTTGGGACGATGGGGATTCTTATGCCCCTTGCCATTCCGCTGGCTGATGCGCTTGATCCAGGGAATATGCAGTTAGTTACGGTAGTGTCAGCAGCGGTTTTAGCCGGTGCGATTATGGGAGATCATTCGTCTCCAATCTCAGATACAACGATTTTATCAGCGATGGGAGCTGGATCGGACTTAATCGATCATGTGCGGACGCAAATGCCGTATGCCTTAACGGTTGGCGCTATTTCGGTGACGATTGGTTATGTACCAGCTGCCTATGGTGTATCACCGTGGCTCTTGATTCCAGGAGGTTTTGTGGTGTTAGCAGGGATTGTCTACTTCTTCGGTCAACGAATTGATACATCGATTGAGTAGAGTAGACGTAATCGAAATCAATTGAACAACGACCCCCTCATTTTTTGCGTTACATTGGCAAAAAGTGAGGGGGTTTTTGATAAGGTTGTTTGTTTAGTTATCATAGTGGGCACGATTGCCGCCAATTAATTTCGGGCGGGAGGCGAGTCCGAATACCGGGGCTTGGCCGAGTTGTTTAGGTGTCAGATGTTTGGGAACTTGGACATGCTTGATATGCATACCGATTGCAGTTTGACCAATATCAAGCCCGCAATCAGCTTCAATTGCTTCGACAATGACAGGGTTTTCGAAGAGAGCATAAGCAGCTCTTGCCACGCCACCGCCTGCCCTTAGAATGGGGACGACACTGACAAGAGGTAAGTTATATGCCTCTGCAATGGTTGCTTCCACGACGAGCGCACGGTTCAAGTGTTCGCAACATTGGACAGCTAAAGCAATATCGCGTTCAGCTAAGAACGTCTGGGTTGTCTGGACGATTTGTTGACCAATCGCTAAGCTAGTCTGTTGGCCGATTGCTTCGCCGATAATCGTACTGGTTGAACAGCCGAGTACGAATAGACGCGGTGAGCGCTCGTTTGGTTTGAAGCTAGCAAATAAGTCAGTTAGGATATGGGTCAAGTCATCGGATAGATGTGGTAATGACATAGATAGAACTCCTTTCATACGAGTTAAAGAGGGGTTAAGCGAATTGGTTGCCGTACCATTCTTGGAAAAGTCGTGTCATCAATTGGGTGATACGCAAGCCAATTTCAGCATATTTCGGTGTGTCTAAGTTAGCCAGTGAGATGCGTACCGTCCATTCACTGGAACCAAATGCTTCAGCCTTCAAGAGGTTGACGCGTTCTTCTTGGGCTAAGCGTGAGACAATTTCTGTCATCGTAAACGTATCAATGATATAATCACGGAATTCTTCACCGAAGCGCTTCGTGAGCCACCAATCGAAGTTGATTTCACAATAATAGGCAGTGTTCAAGGATTCAAGCGGATAAGTTAAACCGAGCGATTCATACAAGAGATTTCCACGCTTACGGCAGAGGGACATCACATCATTTTTAAAATTATCTCCTTCATCCAGCAGCGCATAGAGACTGAAAATCGTCATCATGGCCTGTTGGGGTGCCGATAGACCAGCTGTGTGGTTAAGCGCAACTAAGCGACTATCAGCGACCATCCGATCAATGAAGCGAATATTTTTGGGCGTAGAATCGATAATGTGATAGCGACTATCGATCTTCTCATCAACGGGTCCATTCAATTCTTGCAATTTCTTATCAAAAATATTATCCTTCGCAACTGAGATCGTGCCGATGCGCCAACCGGTTGCTCCGAAGTACTTGGAATAAGAATAGATACAGACTGTATTATACGGGATTTCAGTAAAAAGGGAATGAAACTGCTTCAAAAAGGTGCCGTATACGTCATCAGAGATAATCATTAACTCCGGATTATCTTCTTCAATAATGGTCTTGAGCTGAGTAATAGATTCATCGTTAATGGCGGTCGCTGTTGGATTACTCGGGTTGACGACGAAGACGGCTTTAATATCGGGTGAGCGTAGTTTGTCCAGTTCTTCTTTTGGAAACTGATAACTCACCTTGCCGTCATAATCCATACTCTTCGAGCGGACATATTCAACGTCGAACTGATATTCTGGTAAGTCCGGAATTTCCAAATAAGGCGCGAACGTTGGGGTCATCATCGCAATCTTGTCGCCCGGTTCGAGCAAGTGGTTGCTAATAAAAGAGTTAAACGTGTAGACAATGCCCGCCGTACCTCCTTCAACAGCAAAAATATCGAACGGTGCACTGCGATTGTCGAATAATTTTTGTTGCAAATATTGCTTAATCGGATGCTCACAACCAGGCAAAACGCGCTCTGGATGCGGATAATTGTCCCCAATCAGATAATCCAACATATACGTCAACCATTCACTCGCGGGCATCCCCAAGACATCAGCACTTGCATTCCAAATTTTTCGCAATAACGTAGCTCCCAGCGATTCCTTTGGCTTCAGGAATTCATCGAAACGCTTATCCCGACCAATTGTATTCATACTCTTCGAGCCTAAACGGTCCCGCCCATTAATATACGTCTCTTGGGTCGCAAATTGCCCCAATAAAAAGTAAGCTTCACGCGGAATGGGTGCTGTCCAGTTGGGATTCCCCCGTCCGGCATTGAGCCATTCCTTGCTTGCCTGCTCACTATTGTGCAGATCTTCCAAATATAAACTTAACTCGAATGGACTTAATTGTTCCAGATTCTTTTTCATATAAGTTCCTCTCCTTAGTGAAAACGCCCTCGCTATCTTCATTATAATAAATATTACGCGAAAATATAACCCCTAATTTTAGATTCAGCGCTTTTCTTATGATAAAGTCATTATTCGTGATAAAATAGATTTGTTGAAAAAATGAACTTACGATGGAGAGGTTAGGAAGCAATGACAAATGAACAAAAGTGGCAATTGTACAAGCGCTTAGTGTCGGTAGCGGATGCGGGATTATATTATGGTCAAGATGCTTTTGATCATGAGCGTTACCAAGAAATAAAAGAGATTGCTCTCGAGCTGTTAGCGGACTTGACAGATACGTCAACAGAACAGCTAGCTGTCCTCTTCGGGCAAGAAGCAGGTTATCCGACACCAAAAGTGGATGTCCGCGCTTTTATTGAGCGAGAGGGACAGGTACTGTTGGTTCAAGATAAGCGCACAGCAGAATGGTCCCTGCCAGGAGGTTATGCGGAAGTAGGGCTATCGCCTACCGCTAATATTGTCAAAGAAGTTAAGGAAGAGACGGGCTTAGACGTGGTTGAGACCCAATTGCGTGCGGTTTATGATACGAATTTGCGCGAGGATATTATTCAGCCATTTCAATATTATAAGTTTATATTTGCTTGTGAGGTGGTTGGAGAGATCCGACAGAACTTCGAGACTGATAAGGAAGTGCAGGCCGTTCGTTATTTTTCAAGGGAAGATTTACCAGTACTGTCACAAGTGCGAACGACTGAAGCTCAATTGCAACAATTATTTAAGCATGAACCGGCGATTTATGTTGAGTAGTGAGTTGAGTAATGAATGGAAGGAGATGATAGGATGACTGTTTTGACCGGAGCGATTGATTCCAAACATCTAGCGCGAAAAATCAGTTTTACAGCGATTATTCCGACAGACCGACCGCGTTCGCTGCCATTGCGGACGCTGTATTTACTGAACGGTTGGGGAGAGAACCATGATTCCTGGCTACATTATACGACGATTATTCGCCTGGCTGAGAAGTTTCAGCTAGCTGTGATTATGCCGGATGGAGCGAATAGTTTTTACCTCGATCATGCGAGCGGTGATGCGTATGGGAGGTTTTACGGACAAGAACTAGTCGAAAAAACACGCCAACTATTTCCGTTATCGGACAAGCGCGAAGATACCTTTATTGGCGGGCTTTCGATGGGAGGTTACGGTGCTTTGCGGCTGGGCTATCATTATCAAGACACCTTCAGCAAGGTAATGTCATTTTCTGGACGCATCTTAACATCAAGCGACAAATTGCGTGATAATGGTATTGATCAACGCTTGCGTCATTATGTAGAGGTGGATTCGTTCGAGCAACTACCGGCCGAAGTGGATATTTACCAAGTGATTAAGCAAGCTGATCGGGATGAGACCGAGTTGTTGTTAACGTGCGGAACCGAAGACGCCTTGTTTGCCGAAAACCAAAAATTACACGAATGGCTCAGCGATCAAGGGATTAAACACACTTTCCGCAGTGAAACAGGCGGTCATACATGGCCATATTGGGAAGAAATACTGGAACCAGCGATTCGTTGGTTACGATCATAGAAGGAGAATAATGATGGAATTTAAACAAAAAGATAATATGATTTATTTAGAGATAGATGGGCAAGACCTTGCGTATATTAAGTTTGCTTATCACGATGATTATATTGAAGCATACAGTACATTTGTAGATACTTCATTACGTGGGCAAGGAGTTGCCGAAAAATTAGTGGATGCACTTGTTGCCGTAGCAAAAGAAGAAAACAAGCGGATCAATCCAACCTGTTCATACGTTGTAAACTTATTTGAGAAAAAACCCGAAAAGTACAGTGATATTCAGCACTAAAACAAATAAATATGGCGCATAAATACTTTTATATCAACAAATACTAGATACGCTGTGTAAAAAAATATAAAAAAATTGAATTTCCTCTTGACTTTTTATCGTGCTATTTATATAATAGTATTTGTGTTAAGAAATATTACATTTCTTCAAGGCCCCTTGGTCAAGTGGTTAAGACATCGCCCTTTCACGGCGGTATCACGGGTTCGAATCCCGTAGGGGTCATATATGGAGGGATAGCGAAGTGGCCAAACGCAGCGGACTGTAAATCCGTTCCTTCGGGTTCGAAGGTTCAAATCCTTCTCCCTCCATCATATTGGGCTATGGCCAAGCGGTAAGGCAACGGTTTTTGGTACCGTCATTCCCAGGTTCGAATCCTGGTAGCCCAGTTAATGTCCATGTGCAGTTGCACATGGTTTTTTTGTTTTTAGAAAGAAAAACATGACCGGAAACATTTTGGAACGACTCAAGGTGTGGTATAATGAAGATAATTACGTGCATATGGGGGTGCCGACATGCAAATTGATTTGAGTTGGGAAGCATTATTATCGCTAGGGACAGTGAGCAGTCTGATTGATATTGTCATTGTGTCATTTATTATTTATCAATTAATTAAGATTGTTCGTGGAACGCGCATTAATGAACTTCTCAATGGTATTTTTATTGTTCTATCGGTGAAGGTGATCAGTTCTGTTTTTAATTTACATACGACCGAATATTTGATTGATTTTGTCATTCAATGGTCAGCCTTAGCGTTAATTATCATTTTCCAGCCTGAACTACGGCGAGGCTTGGAGCACTTGGGTCGTGGTTCTGTCTTTGCGAAGAAGAAAAAAGCAGATCCGGCCCATGAGATGATTGAAGCCTTGAAAAAATCGATTACATACATGAGTAAACGGCGTATTGGGGCGCTGATTTCCATTGAGATGGAAACCGGTCTGGATGAATATGTGGGGACGGGAATTCGGATGAATTCAGAGATTTCATCGGAATTAGTGACGAATATTTTTATTCCGAATACACCACTTCATGACGGGGCCGTTATTATCCAGAATTTCAAAATTTCATCGGCCGCAAGCTATTTGCCATTGTCGGAGAGTTCAGCGATTCCCAAAACATTCGGAACGCGACACCGAGCGGCAATTGGTTTGTCTGAAGTGAGTGATGCGATTACGTTGATTGTCTCAGAAGAAACCGGCAATATTAGTTTATCGCACTTAGGTAACTTAAAAAACGATCTGACTATCGATGAGTTGGTGGAGTACTTGGAGCAAGAATTAATTGTTGATGAGGATGAAGCAACAAGTGTTATTGATCGACTTTATCAATGGGTGAAGGGAGTGAGCGGAGAATGAAATGGAACTTTGATAACCCAATGTTAACGAAGATTCTATCTGTGATTATCGCGATTTTTCTCTTCATGTTTGTCTCTTATGAAGGCAAGAGCCAAGCTGATAATGTGTTGTCCGGGTCATCTAGCCATTCCGTAACAGAAGTCTTGACCAATATTCCGGTAGAAGTCGATATTGATAATGAAAAATATTTTGCCACTGGAATTCCTAATGCTGTCTCGATCCGCCTCGATGGCCCGCAATCTGTTATTACACAGACAGTCGTGACGCAGAACTTCACAGTGAAAACACCAGATTTGACCGAATTAGGGGTTGGTACGCACAAGATCGAACTATTCGCAGAAGGGTTTTCAGAAGAACTAAACTATAACCTTAGCCCAGCCGTTGCTACTATACGGGTGGAAGAGAAGTTGAGTCAACCATTCGACGTGGATGTCAATTTTGATAAAGAAGAATATGTTGCGCGCGGTTATGATGTCGAAGCAATTGACCTTTCCGAAAAACAAGTAACTATTTCCGGTGCGGAGAGCACCTTAAGCAATATTCATGAAGTGAAGGCGATTATCCAACCGAACCAGACCAATATCACGTCGAGCTTCAATGTGGAAGCCCGTGTCGTGGTCTTGAACAAGGCGGGTGAACCGCTCAATGTCAATGTTTCTCCGTCTACGGTGGATGCAAGTGTCAACATTACTAGTCGCAAAAAAGAAGTTGCCATCAACTTAGAACAAACGGGAAAAATTGATCCCCTATATCATTATAATATTAGTCTAGCAGCAAATGAATCACCCACACTAGAAGTCTCAGGTGATTATGATAAGATAGCAGCTATGGAAGAAATCGATGTTGCTGTGGATTTATCTGGGATTACTGAATCAACTACGCGAGAAGTTCCCATTGTGATGCCCGATGGAGTTGATGAGATGAGTCGTAATAAAGTCAATGTTAAGATTACTGTTGAGCGAAAATCATAACTGAATGAATACAAGAGTAAGTAACAAAAAAGGAGTATAAAATTATGGGTAAGTATTTTGGAACAGATGGTGTTAGAGGAATTGCGAATCAAGAACTCACACCAGAATTAGCCTTTAAGTTAGGACGATTTGGAGCCATTGTCTTAGCGAATCATGCCAAACGTGAGGTGCCACATGTCTTAATTGGACGTGATACACGTGTCAGTGGTCGTATGTTGGAGTATGCTTTAATTTCAGGATTATTATCAGCCGGAGCAGAAGTGATGCGCCTCGGGGTTATTACAACGCCAGGAGTCTCCTATCTAACGAAGCAACAAAATGCAACAGCTGGGATTATGATTTCCGCTTCACACAATCCAGCCCGCGATAATGGAATCAAGTTCTTCGGCTCAGATGGGTTCAAGCTATCAGATGAGCAGGAAGCAGAGATTGAAGCATTAATCGATGAAGCCAATGATCCACACAAACGACCATCTGCAGAAGGATTGGGAGTTTCCGAGGAATTCAAGGAAGGTGCCTTGAAATATATTCAATTCTTGACGCAGACTATTTCAGGGGATCTATCGGGGCTAAAAGTAGCCTTAGATGGTGCGAACGGAGCAGCGAGTCCATTGTTGAACCGCTTATTTGCTGACTTAGAGACGGACTTCGAAGTCATGGGAGCTTCTCCAAACGGGATTAATATTAATGATGGCGTCGGTAGTACCCACCCTGAGAAATTAGCTGAGTTTGTCCAAGAGACGGGTTCAGATGTTGGGTTAGCCTTTGATGGCGATGGCGATCGCTTAATTGCGATCGATGAGAACGGTGAAATTATTGACGGGGATAAGATTCTATTTATTTGTGGAAAGTACTTAGCTGATCAAGGCCGCTTGAAGCAAGGTACCATTGTCTCGACTGTTATGAGCAATATTGGTTTTTATAAAGCGATCGAAGCACACGATATTCAATCGGTTAAGACACAAGTCGGTGACCGTTTCGTTGTAGAAGAGATGCGCAAAAATGGCTACAACTTAGGTGGCGAACAATCAGGACACATTATCTTCCTCGATCATCATACAACGGGAGATGGCTTACTGTCAGGGATCCAGCTCCTTAATGTGATGAAGAAAACCGGCCGACCATTATCTGAATTAGCCGCTGAAGTGACCACATATCCGCAACGATTAGTGAATATCGAAGTGGTAGATAAGAAGGAAGCCTTGAATAACGAAGCCATCCAACAAGTGATTGAAGAGGTTGAAGAAGAGATGGCTGGCAACGGCCGCGTGTTGGTACGCCCAAGTGGAACCGAACCGCTCCTTCGTGTGATGGCTGAAGCTCCAACGCAAGAAGAAGTAGATAACTACTGTGAACGTATCGCAGAAGTTGTCCGTCAAGAAGTTGGAAAATAAAGCCAACTCCTAATAGATTGAAGCATAAAGCCATTCATTGAGAAATTAGTGCTTTGATTATTGAATTAACCATATTTTTGTTATAATTGGGATAAATATTAAGGAAGGTGATTTGATGTCATTTTTTACAGAAGATTATCTCGAAGGGGCAGGTGCGATTAAGCGCGAAGCAAAGGCACAATTGTCTGGCAACTGGAAGTCAATGATGTTACTTAGCTTAGTTCCCACATTGCTCTCGATTGTGATTGTGTGGTTCTTTTCCGGTTCTTTGGCGGTTGGTATTTTGGGTGATCAGTCACGATTGGCTGCCCTCAATCAATTGACTCAGAATAATGGATGGGAAATTAACTTGCACGTGACAACAGTGAATAATGGCCGACTCGTTCAGTGGGCCGTGCAAGCTTTCTTTGCGCTGATAACGGTTGGGATTATCTATACGATGATTGACTATATTCGGGAAGATTACCAAGTCCGTCCACTTGAAGATGCGTTTAGTGCGTTTACAAGTGGTTATGGTTGGAAGCTGTTTTTAGTCTTCTTACTGAAGACAGTCTATACTATATTGTGGACCTTCGTGCTTATCATTCCCGGTATTATTAAGGGCTATTCTTACTCACAAGCTTACAATATTTACCGCGATGCGCAGGAGAACGGGCATGATATATCGGTTAATGATGCGATTACAGCTAGTCGAGAAATGATGGATGGGCACAAATTTGATTTGTTTGCTTTGCAGATCAGTTTTGTTGGATGGTATATTCTATCGCTCTTCCTATTGGGGATTCCACTGCTTTGGGTCATTCCGTATGTCAACATGTCCACCGCTGTCTTCTACGAGAACATTTCAACGGACTATCTAGCGGAAAAATACAACATTCACCCACACGTGTCAAACATGGCATAATATTTATATGGATGAAAAGAAGCCCAACTAGTGTTAGTTGGGCTTTTTATGAACGATTATGCTATTCTTACAATGAAGATTAATCAATCGTAAATGTAATAAGATGATTTAGGGAATTCATCAAATAAGAAAAAGAAAATGCTTGATTTAATAGTGATATTTAGTATAATAACAAATAAATATGCAGGAGGTGAAGGGGATGTATCAAAGTTTAGTTATTTATGGTTATCAACACGCAAAAGATTTGTTGAATGAGTATAAAAGACGGTTTGAATCACCATCAGCTTTTCATACCAATTTAGAAATGATGCCCTTTTCGCAAAAAAAAGGTATTAAATTAACAGATCACCATTACGAATTATTTGGTGTAGCAATTCCAGAACATGTGAAGCTAGTTGAGATAATTGGACAACAGAGTCAAAAGATTCAAGAAATTGTATCAGAACTCCCTAAGAGTGCGCTTGTATTTTTGAACCGAAAACAAATTATTAATGAGATTAAAAGTACAAACGATATCGAAGGGGTTCGGTCAACTAAAAAAGAAATTGGAGAAGCAATTGATGCGGAGCACTCTCATAAAAATGTTCGATTTAAACATATCGTGAATTCATATCAAAGCATAGTATCTAGTAAGCCGTGTATCAAGGAATTGGAAGATATTCGTCAGATCTATGATAAAGTTGTTGCTGAAGAAATTGAAGAAGAGAACCAGTTAGATGGCACTTATTTCCGAAATAGTTCAGTTAAAATATTCGATCAACGACAAGATCAGATTGTTCATAAAGGGACAGTCAGTGAAGCCCAAATCCAAAAAGAATTATTAAATCTTATTCATTTTATGAATAATGATGAGTTATCGTTTATGTATAAGGCGATAATGACGCATTATTATTTTGAGTATATACATCCATTCTATGATGGGAATGGACGAGTAGGGCGCTTTATTTTGTCATCTTATTTAGCTTATAAGTTAGATTATTTTACAGCTATATCCATATCAAGTGCTATTTACGAGAATAAAGCAATATATGAAGAAGCATTCATAGATGTATCGCACAAAAATAATTTTGGTGATTTGACGTTATTCATCCATACTATATTAGATATCATCGCAAAAGGACAGAAAAAATCATTAGAAGAAATGAAAACATCTCGCTTAAAAATGGAGTATTTAGAAAAATATACACAGTCATTGGATTTAACAGAGGATCAACAACGGATTCTATACCTTATCTGCGAACATGATACATTCGCCCTACCAGAAGAACCGATTGAGAATAGAACAATTAAGGAGGTACTAGGGGCAGGGTTTTCAAGAAAACGAGTCAATCAAGTTTTAAATGAATTAGAGGAACTCTCTTATGTCACAAAAGTCAAACAACGCCCAACCGCTTATCAGCTTTCGGGAGAAAAAATAGAAGACTTGCAGTAAATTGCAGTAAATAGAAGCTCAGCTGGTGATAGTTGGGCTTTTGTTGTGCAAAAAAGACATCACAAAGGAGTGATGTCTTCTTGATGAATCCTATATGTGGATAGAATTTGTGGATAGCGTTTAAGGGAATTGTTTAATCCACAGTCCAACTGTTATGTGTGTAAGCATCGTCCCAGAAGAGGAATTCATAATACGTGCTCTGAGCGAAGATGTGAAGCAATTCTTGAATTTCTGTTTCTGATTTATCTTTAGCCAAGTCATTCATAATGGACTTGAACTTCTCAACAACAGCAGAGAATCCAGGATCAGCGTAAGTATTGATCCAGCGGGCATATAATTCGTTATCAGTGCCTTCTTCAAGCAAGTGCTGGCCGATTTGTTCGTAGAGCCAATAGCATGGCAATAAGCAAGCAACCGTCTTGGCTGGATCACCCGTCTGAGCTTGAATCTTCAAGTGGTTCATATAAGCATATGCATTTGGACTTGGAATATAAGTTGCTAAGTCATCCTCTGTAATATTCAGATCCGTAATAAACGAATCGTGCAGCGACAGCTCATCTTGAATGGTACTCACAACCCCCTCTGAGAAAGCAAGTGCCAACTGCTTATCCTCCGTGTGATAAGCGGCTAGTGAATGCGCTGCTGCAAAACCTTCCAAATAATATGCATCCTGAATAACGTAGAACTTGAACGTCTCCTGATCAAGCGAACCATCAACTAACCCACGGACGAATGGGTGAGTAAAGCTTGCTTGCCACGTCTCCTTCACATATTCATAAGCGCGATCGGTAAATGTTGTCATAAACAAACATCCTTTCTTAGATAAATAGTTATCACTTTAAGGATGAGACTGAAAAAAGCCCTTACCCAAAAGTAAGTGCTCGAAAATGATAGCTAATATCTCTTCACGCAATCACTTTCCCTTCGCAAGCACTAACTTGACAGGTTCGATGGGTATCTCTCAGCATAACGCACCCCAAAATGATCTCTCTAATTCTATCTCAACTATATCATAAGTCCTAACAGAATAAAATGAATTTGTTTATTATTCCGGAAGAATTCAAGGGGATATCTTGCATTCTTGGACTAAAC
Coding sequences:
- a CDS encoding Na+/H+ antiporter NhaC family protein; translated protein: MGQRRWSRRLILGISAVVILLGASPVLAAETEAQTVGMNLGWWTLLPPALAIILAFTTKDVILSLFIGVFSGAYIMQLGRRVSILTGIAKAFESVVGYFISSLADPWNAGVLLQVMTIGGLIALVAKTGGATAVAERLSKYAKGPISTQIITWLLGMAIFFDDYANALTIGPIMRPVSDNMGISRERLAFVIDATAAPVTGIALISTWVGYEISLISGALDAIGVEMNAYSFFLDTLPYRFYNIFMLLFVFVTSVTLREFGPMKQAQLRAKRTGDLIHPDSSKEEGETEHEHAEDGTVWNALIPIGALILFSFIGFYFDGRQAILSEGTAEAIRVMETAPLSFTAIRETFGASDASVVLFQASLLASMIALVMGMTQGRFGITEGIEHWFEGMKSLLSTGGVLLLAWSLSSMMKAMGTADFLVSALQGNIHPLLLPSLIFVFGAVISFATGTSFGTMGILMPLAIPLADALDPGNMQLVTVVSAAVLAGAIMGDHSSPISDTTILSAMGAGSDLIDHVRTQMPYALTVGAISVTIGYVPAAYGVSPWLLIPGGFVVLAGIVYFFGQRIDTSIE
- a CDS encoding TIGR01440 family protein, with translation MSLPHLSDDLTHILTDLFASFKPNERSPRLFVLGCSTSTIIGEAIGQQTSLAIGQQIVQTTQTFLAERDIALAVQCCEHLNRALVVEATIAEAYNLPLVSVVPILRAGGGVARAAYALFENPVIVEAIEADCGLDIGQTAIGMHIKHVQVPKHLTPKQLGQAPVFGLASRPKLIGGNRAHYDN
- the aspD gene encoding aspartate 4-decarboxylase — encoded protein: MKKNLEQLSPFELSLYLEDLHNSEQASKEWLNAGRGNPNWTAPIPREAYFLLGQFATQETYINGRDRLGSKSMNTIGRDKRFDEFLKPKESLGATLLRKIWNASADVLGMPASEWLTYMLDYLIGDNYPHPERVLPGCEHPIKQYLQQKLFDNRSAPFDIFAVEGGTAGIVYTFNSFISNHLLEPGDKIAMMTPTFAPYLEIPDLPEYQFDVEYVRSKSMDYDGKVSYQFPKEELDKLRSPDIKAVFVVNPSNPTATAINDESITQLKTIIEEDNPELMIISDDVYGTFLKQFHSLFTEIPYNTVCIYSYSKYFGATGWRIGTISVAKDNIFDKKLQELNGPVDEKIDSRYHIIDSTPKNIRFIDRMVADSRLVALNHTAGLSAPQQAMMTIFSLYALLDEGDNFKNDVMSLCRKRGNLLYESLGLTYPLESLNTAYYCEINFDWWLTKRFGEEFRDYIIDTFTMTEIVSRLAQEERVNLLKAEAFGSSEWTVRISLANLDTPKYAEIGLRITQLMTRLFQEWYGNQFA
- a CDS encoding NUDIX hydrolase, giving the protein MTNEQKWQLYKRLVSVADAGLYYGQDAFDHERYQEIKEIALELLADLTDTSTEQLAVLFGQEAGYPTPKVDVRAFIEREGQVLLVQDKRTAEWSLPGGYAEVGLSPTANIVKEVKEETGLDVVETQLRAVYDTNLREDIIQPFQYYKFIFACEVVGEIRQNFETDKEVQAVRYFSREDLPVLSQVRTTEAQLQQLFKHEPAIYVE
- a CDS encoding alpha/beta hydrolase family protein yields the protein MTVLTGAIDSKHLARKISFTAIIPTDRPRSLPLRTLYLLNGWGENHDSWLHYTTIIRLAEKFQLAVIMPDGANSFYLDHASGDAYGRFYGQELVEKTRQLFPLSDKREDTFIGGLSMGGYGALRLGYHYQDTFSKVMSFSGRILTSSDKLRDNGIDQRLRHYVEVDSFEQLPAEVDIYQVIKQADRDETELLLTCGTEDALFAENQKLHEWLSDQGIKHTFRSETGGHTWPYWEEILEPAIRWLRS
- a CDS encoding GNAT family N-acetyltransferase — encoded protein: MMEFKQKDNMIYLEIDGQDLAYIKFAYHDDYIEAYSTFVDTSLRGQGVAEKLVDALVAVAKEENKRINPTCSYVVNLFEKKPEKYSDIQH
- the cdaA gene encoding diadenylate cyclase CdaA, with translation MQIDLSWEALLSLGTVSSLIDIVIVSFIIYQLIKIVRGTRINELLNGIFIVLSVKVISSVFNLHTTEYLIDFVIQWSALALIIIFQPELRRGLEHLGRGSVFAKKKKADPAHEMIEALKKSITYMSKRRIGALISIEMETGLDEYVGTGIRMNSEISSELVTNIFIPNTPLHDGAVIIQNFKISSAASYLPLSESSAIPKTFGTRHRAAIGLSEVSDAITLIVSEETGNISLSHLGNLKNDLTIDELVEYLEQELIVDEDEATSVIDRLYQWVKGVSGE
- a CDS encoding CdaR family protein; amino-acid sequence: MKWNFDNPMLTKILSVIIAIFLFMFVSYEGKSQADNVLSGSSSHSVTEVLTNIPVEVDIDNEKYFATGIPNAVSIRLDGPQSVITQTVVTQNFTVKTPDLTELGVGTHKIELFAEGFSEELNYNLSPAVATIRVEEKLSQPFDVDVNFDKEEYVARGYDVEAIDLSEKQVTISGAESTLSNIHEVKAIIQPNQTNITSSFNVEARVVVLNKAGEPLNVNVSPSTVDASVNITSRKKEVAINLEQTGKIDPLYHYNISLAANESPTLEVSGDYDKIAAMEEIDVAVDLSGITESTTREVPIVMPDGVDEMSRNKVNVKITVERKS
- the glmM gene encoding phosphoglucosamine mutase; the encoded protein is MGKYFGTDGVRGIANQELTPELAFKLGRFGAIVLANHAKREVPHVLIGRDTRVSGRMLEYALISGLLSAGAEVMRLGVITTPGVSYLTKQQNATAGIMISASHNPARDNGIKFFGSDGFKLSDEQEAEIEALIDEANDPHKRPSAEGLGVSEEFKEGALKYIQFLTQTISGDLSGLKVALDGANGAASPLLNRLFADLETDFEVMGASPNGININDGVGSTHPEKLAEFVQETGSDVGLAFDGDGDRLIAIDENGEIIDGDKILFICGKYLADQGRLKQGTIVSTVMSNIGFYKAIEAHDIQSVKTQVGDRFVVEEMRKNGYNLGGEQSGHIIFLDHHTTGDGLLSGIQLLNVMKKTGRPLSELAAEVTTYPQRLVNIEVVDKKEALNNEAIQQVIEEVEEEMAGNGRVLVRPSGTEPLLRVMAEAPTQEEVDNYCERIAEVVRQEVGK